The Streptomyces sp. NBC_00286 nucleotide sequence AGATCCCGTCCCTGGTCAGACCTGGTACGGGTGTGGTGGTCTCGCCCCTGATCGCGCTGATGCAGGACCAGGTGGACGCGCTGCGGGCGCTCGGCGTGCGCGCCGGGTTCATGAACTCCACGCAGGACTTTGACGAGCGGCGCGTGGTCGAGGCGGAGTTCCTGGCGGGCGAGCTCGACGTCATCTACCTCGCGCCGGAGCGGCTGCGGCTGGAGTCCACGCTAGACCTCCTCGCCCGCGGCAAGATCTCGGTCTTCGCGATCGACGAGGCGCACTGTGTGTCCCAGTGGGGCCATGACTTCCGCCCCGACTATCTGGCGCTCTCACTGCTGGGTGAGCGCTGGCCCGACGTACCGCGCATCGCACTGACCGCGACGGCCACGGACGCGACGCACCAGGAGATCACGCAGCGCCTGGGCATGCCGGACGCTCGCCATTTCGTGGCGAGCTTCGACCGCCCCAACATCCAGTACCGGATCGTGCCGAAGGCCGACCCCAAGAAGCAGTTGCTGACCTTCTTGAAGGAGGAGCACGCGGGCGACGCGGGCATCGTGTACTGCCTGTCGCGCAACTCCGTGGAGAAGACGGCCGAGTTCCTCTGTCGCAACGGCATCGAGGCGGTGCCGTACCACGCGGGCCTGGACGCGGGCACGCGCGCGGCGCACCAGTCGCGGTTCCTGCGCGAGGAGGGCCTGGTCGTCTGCGCCACCATCGCCTTCGGCATGGGCATCGACAAGCCGGATGTACGGTTCGTCGCCCATCTCGACCTGCCGAAGTCGGTCGAGGGCTACTACCAGGAGACGGGCCGCGCGGGCCGCGACGGACTGCCCTCCACGGCATGGATGGCGTACGGCCTGAACGACGTCATACAGCAGCGCAAGCTGATCCAGTCCGGTGAGGGCGACGAGGCGTTCCAGCGGCGGGCCGCGGCGCACCTCGACGCGATGCTCGCGCTGTGCGAGACGGTTCAGTGCCGCCGGGCCCAACTGCTCGCCTACTTCGGCCAGGACGCCGAGACCACGGCGTGCGGGAACTGCGACACCTGCCTGGTCCCTCCGGAGACCTGGGACGGCACGGTCGCGGCCCAGAAGGTGCTGTCCACGGTGGTGCGATTGCAGCGCGAGCGCGGGCAGAAGTTCGGGGCGGTCCAGATCGTCGACATTCTGCTCGGGCGCAGAACCGCCAAGGTCATACAGTTCGACCACGATCAGCTGTCCGTGTTCGGCATCGGCGAGGAGCTGTCCGAGGGCGAATGGCGAGGAGTCGTACGGCAGTTGCTGGCCCAGGGACTGCTCGCGGTCGAGGGCGAGTACGGGACGCTCGTACTGACCGAGGCGAGCGGCACGGTGCTGCGGCGCGAGCGGGAGGTTCCGCTGCGCAAGGAGCCGAAGAAGCCGGTGACCACGAAGTCGGCGTCGCCCAGGGGCGAGCGCAAGCCCAAGGCCGCGGCGGTCGAGCTGCCCGAGGAGCTGGTCCCCGCCTTCGAGGCCCTGCGTACGTGGCGTGCCGCGCAGGCCAAGGAGCAGGGAGTTCCGGCGTACGTCATCTTTCACGACGCGACACTTCGGGAGATCGCCATGGTGGGGCCCACGTCCATCGTGGAGTTGGGCGCGATCAGCGGGGTCGGCGAGAAGAAGCTCGCGACGTACGGGGACGGGGTGCTCGGGGTGCTCGCCTCCCTGGCTCCGGACTCGCCCGAGTCACCGGCCGGCGCGGCCGAGGGCGGGGACTCGGGGGAGCGGGAGCCGGATCGGGAGGACTGGGGCGAGCCCGATGAGCAGGACGCGCCGGACGACTGGATATAGCGGCCGGGTGGGACGGACGGCCAGGTGAGGCAGAGCGGACGAGCAAGGCACTCACACGCTCTGGCCAGGTGAGGCACAGCAGGTGAGAGAGGTACTCACACGCTCGGTACGACCTGCCCCGTCACCTCGCCCAGTCCCACCCGGGTTCCGTTCGGCCCCGGTGCCCAGGCCGTCAGCGTGACGACGTCGCCGTCCTCGAGGAACGTCCGCTTGCCGTCGAGGAGTTCGAGGGTGTCGCGACCGTTCCAGGTCAGCTCCAGCAGCGATCCGCGTTCGCGCTCGCTGGCTCCGCTCACCGTTCCCGAGCCGTAGAGGTCGCCGGTGCGCAGGGATGCGCCGTTCACCGTCATATGGGCCAACTGCTGGGCGGCGGTCCAGTACATGGTGGAGAAGGGTGGCTCGGAGATGACGTGGCCGTTGAGGGCGACGGAGATACGCAGGTCGTAGCCGCCGGGTTCCTCGGAGGAGTCGTCCAGGTAGGGGAGCAGGGGGTGAGTGCGGGACGGGGGCGCGACCCGGGCGTCGTCCAGGGCGTCGAGCGGCGTGATCCAGGCCGACACCGACGTGGCGAAGGACTTGCCGAGGAAGGGGCCGAGGGGGACGTACTCCCAAGCCTGGAGGTCGCGCGC carries:
- the recQ gene encoding DNA helicase RecQ: MTEEDRVVAGLAEQSAGLAGQAVGLGGSTVAGLAESEVLGTLRRVFGYEAFRGEQEAVIEHVVAGGDAVVLMPTGGGKSLCYQIPSLVRPGTGVVVSPLIALMQDQVDALRALGVRAGFMNSTQDFDERRVVEAEFLAGELDVIYLAPERLRLESTLDLLARGKISVFAIDEAHCVSQWGHDFRPDYLALSLLGERWPDVPRIALTATATDATHQEITQRLGMPDARHFVASFDRPNIQYRIVPKADPKKQLLTFLKEEHAGDAGIVYCLSRNSVEKTAEFLCRNGIEAVPYHAGLDAGTRAAHQSRFLREEGLVVCATIAFGMGIDKPDVRFVAHLDLPKSVEGYYQETGRAGRDGLPSTAWMAYGLNDVIQQRKLIQSGEGDEAFQRRAAAHLDAMLALCETVQCRRAQLLAYFGQDAETTACGNCDTCLVPPETWDGTVAAQKVLSTVVRLQRERGQKFGAVQIVDILLGRRTAKVIQFDHDQLSVFGIGEELSEGEWRGVVRQLLAQGLLAVEGEYGTLVLTEASGTVLRREREVPLRKEPKKPVTTKSASPRGERKPKAAAVELPEELVPAFEALRTWRAAQAKEQGVPAYVIFHDATLREIAMVGPTSIVELGAISGVGEKKLATYGDGVLGVLASLAPDSPESPAGAAEGGDSGEREPDREDWGEPDEQDAPDDWI